Genomic segment of Geminocystis herdmanii PCC 6308:
GTATCTTCAAGCGGCTAGGGCGATCGCATCTTTGGTATCTCCTAATGTATTGGATAAAGAACATATTGTCCCCTCCGTCTTCGATAATCGAGTAGCTACCACCGTTTCGGCTGCCGTACAACAAGCCGCCAGAGAAGCAGGAGTGGCTCGACTTTAAACTCATAAGGAAGAGTAAGGAGTAATGAGTAAGGAGTAATGAGTAATAACTAATATTTAATTTCAAGTCTAGTTTATGATATAGATAATTATTCTAATGCGATCGAAGGTTTATGAATCAAAATTCCGTAACAGTTATTGGAGGTGGTTTAGCAGGTACAGAAGCCACATGGCAAATCGCCCAAGCAGGTATTCCCGTTACCCTCTATGAAATGCGCCCCGTTGTCAAAAGCCCGGCACACCATAGCGAGGAATTAGCCGAATTAGTGTGCAGTAACTCCTTTGGTGCGGATGCCGTCGATCGATCAGCAGGATTATTACACGAAGAATTACGAACCCTTGGTTCGATCGTAATACGCACTGCGGATGCCCACAAAGTTCCCGCGGGAGGGGCTTTAGCGGTCGATCGAGGCGTTTTTAGTCAAGAACTCACGAACACCCTTGCTCATCACCCTTTAATCACCCTTAAACGAGAAGAAATTAAGGCGATACCATCGGACGGAATTGTAGTATTAGCTACAGGTCCTCTCACCAGTCCTCCCCTCGCCCAAGAATTACAGAATTTGACGGGCATGGATTACCTTAACTTTTTTGACGCAGCGAGTCCGATTATTGTGGGAGAGTCCATCAATAAAGACATTGCTTTTCTCGCCTCCCGTTACGACAAAGGAGAAGCCGCTTATCTGAATTGCCCCATGAATAAAGAGCAGTATCTACATTTTTGGCAGGAATTACGCCAAGCCCAACAAGCGGAATTGAAAGATTTTGAGCGAGAAAACGCCAAATTTTTTGAAGCCTGTTTGCCTATTGAAGAATTAGCGCAACGGGGAGAAGAAACTATGAGATATGGTCCTTTGAAACCCATTGGTTTATTTGACTCTCGTTTAGGAGACTTTCGGGAAAACAAAGATAAACGCCCCTATGCCGTAGTGCAATTACGTCAGGAAGACAAGGCTGGACAGTTATGGAATATGGTAGGATTTCAAACAAATTTACGATGGGGAGAGCAACAACGGGTATTTAGGATGATACCGGGGTTAGAAAATGCGGAGTTTGTGCGTATGGGGGTAATGCACCAAAACACTTTTTTAAATGCACCCCAACTGCTCAAAAATACTTTACAGTTCAAATACAGAGACACTCTTTTAGCCGCAGGACAAATTATTGGTACAGAAGGTTACACGGCGGCGGCGGCAGGAGGTTGGTTAGCAGGTACAAATGCTGTCAGAGTTGCTCAAAACAAAACCCCTTTAACCCTTCCTAATGTCACCATGATGGGGGCGTTATTTGAGTTTATCAGTACTGCTGACGCTAAACATTTTCAACCCATGCCTCCTAATTTCGGTATTATTCCTCCTTTCCCCGAAAAAATACGCAATAAACGGGAACGTTATCAAGCCTACGCTAGTCGCTCGATCGAAGTGCTTACACTGGTGAAAAG
This window contains:
- the trmFO gene encoding FADH(2)-oxidizing methylenetetrahydrofolate--tRNA-(uracil(54)-C(5))-methyltransferase TrmFO, which encodes MNQNSVTVIGGGLAGTEATWQIAQAGIPVTLYEMRPVVKSPAHHSEELAELVCSNSFGADAVDRSAGLLHEELRTLGSIVIRTADAHKVPAGGALAVDRGVFSQELTNTLAHHPLITLKREEIKAIPSDGIVVLATGPLTSPPLAQELQNLTGMDYLNFFDAASPIIVGESINKDIAFLASRYDKGEAAYLNCPMNKEQYLHFWQELRQAQQAELKDFERENAKFFEACLPIEELAQRGEETMRYGPLKPIGLFDSRLGDFRENKDKRPYAVVQLRQEDKAGQLWNMVGFQTNLRWGEQQRVFRMIPGLENAEFVRMGVMHQNTFLNAPQLLKNTLQFKYRDTLLAAGQIIGTEGYTAAAAGGWLAGTNAVRVAQNKTPLTLPNVTMMGALFEFISTADAKHFQPMPPNFGIIPPFPEKIRNKRERYQAYASRSIEVLTLVKR